From Candidatus Nomurabacteria bacterium, one genomic window encodes:
- a CDS encoding rod shape-determining protein: MNVFTRQLNALLSAVSTDMAIDLGTANTLVYVKGRGIVLNEPTIVAINKKTGQLVAVGNEAKTMQGRTPQHIDVVRPLVDGVISDFEVAEEMLAYLIGKVRNEMRSLVAPRMLIGVPSGITNVEMRAAQDAAKNAGARDVFLIEEPMAAAIGAKLPISKAVGSMIIDIGGGTTDIAVISLSGLVVSRNLRVAGDHLNASIMSYIRDQFKVHVGEKTAEDAKIALASIAHSDAGKELVARGRDAVTGLPREVVITDTDVRDAVAGQVDTIVETVRNVLEDTPPEVLADIMQRGIHLSGGGALIPGLAPLLEHDLQVPVIVVPDPLRAVIRGAGIVIESLDEYQDILIDHEGSIATQL; this comes from the coding sequence ATGAACGTATTCACGCGACAATTGAACGCGCTGCTTTCGGCGGTCTCTACCGATATGGCGATCGACCTTGGTACAGCCAACACATTGGTGTATGTAAAGGGTCGCGGGATCGTGCTCAACGAGCCGACCATTGTTGCGATCAACAAGAAAACTGGCCAACTAGTGGCGGTGGGTAACGAAGCAAAGACGATGCAAGGACGCACCCCACAACACATCGACGTGGTGCGTCCATTGGTCGATGGAGTGATCTCAGACTTTGAAGTGGCAGAAGAGATGTTGGCGTACCTTATCGGTAAGGTGCGTAATGAAATGAGGTCGTTGGTGGCGCCGCGCATGTTGATTGGTGTGCCGTCTGGTATCACCAATGTAGAAATGCGCGCGGCGCAAGATGCAGCGAAAAATGCTGGTGCTCGCGACGTATTCTTGATCGAAGAACCAATGGCGGCGGCGATCGGTGCGAAGCTGCCTATCTCGAAAGCAGTTGGAAGCATGATCATCGATATCGGAGGTGGTACGACTGATATTGCTGTCATCTCGCTCAGTGGCCTGGTAGTGTCTCGCAACTTACGTGTGGCAGGTGACCACCTCAACGCATCGATCATGTCGTACATTCGTGATCAGTTCAAAGTGCATGTGGGTGAAAAGACGGCTGAAGATGCGAAGATCGCACTTGCCTCGATCGCACACTCAGATGCTGGTAAAGAGCTGGTAGCGCGCGGTCGTGATGCAGTGACTGGTTTGCCGCGTGAGGTGGTTATTACCGACACAGATGTTCGTGATGCCGTAGCTGGACAGGTCGATACGATCGTGGAGACCGTGCGCAATGTTCTTGAGGACACCCCGCCAGAGGTTTTGGCTGACATTATGCAGCGTGGCATTCATCTCTCTGGAGGTGGAGCACTTATCCCTGGCCTCGCTCCACTCCTTGAACACGATCTCCAGGTGCCAGTTATTGTGGTGCCAGATCCGCTCCGTGCTGTCATTCGTGGCGCAGGGATCGTTATCGAGAGTCTTGATGAATACCAAGACATACTAATCGACCATGAAGGCTCGATCGCGACACAACTCTAG